In Desulfarculaceae bacterium, the following are encoded in one genomic region:
- the infC gene encoding translation initiation factor IF-3, giving the protein MAKQERVRVNTAIRSPMVRLVDHEGNQVGVVDTDEAMRIASEAGMDLVEVAPNADPPVCRVMDYGKYKYQQAKKAQEAKKRQSLTQVKEVKLRPKIEDHDFGFKMRNARRFLEERNRVKITVQFRGREIAYPELGVQLLRRVLEDLTDIGQPDGEPRMEGRFMHVFISPRSAN; this is encoded by the coding sequence ATAGCCAAGCAAGAACGCGTGCGGGTGAATACCGCGATTCGCTCCCCCATGGTGCGATTGGTGGACCACGAGGGAAACCAGGTGGGAGTGGTGGATACGGATGAGGCCATGAGGATCGCGTCCGAGGCCGGCATGGACTTGGTGGAGGTGGCGCCCAACGCCGATCCGCCGGTCTGCCGGGTGATGGACTACGGCAAGTACAAGTATCAGCAGGCCAAGAAGGCCCAGGAAGCCAAGAAGCGTCAGAGCCTGACCCAGGTCAAGGAGGTAAAACTCCGGCCCAAGATCGAGGATCACGACTTCGGCTTCAAGATGCGCAACGCCAGGCGTTTTCTGGAGGAGCGCAACCGGGTCAAGATCACGGTGCAGTTCCGGGGCCGCGAGATCGCCTACCCCGAACTGGGCGTGCAGCTGCTGAGGCGGGTGCTGGAGGATCTGACCGACATCGGCCAGCCCGACGGCGAACCCCGCATGGAGGGCCGCTTCATGCACGTGTTCATCTCGCCGCGCTCGGCCAACTGA
- the rpmI gene encoding 50S ribosomal protein L35, which yields MPKIKTNRAAAKRFKATGGGRIRRNKAYASHILTKKTTKRKRGLRQGALVDQANEKGIKRLLPNL from the coding sequence ATGCCCAAGATCAAAACCAACCGCGCCGCGGCCAAGCGTTTCAAGGCCACCGGCGGGGGGCGCATCAGGCGCAACAAGGCGTACGCCAGCCACATTTTGACCAAGAAGACCACCAAGCGTAAGCGCGGCCTGCGCCAGGGCGCCCTGGTGGACCAAGCCAACGAAAAGGGAATCAAGCGCCTGCTGCCCAACCTGTAG